Proteins from a single region of Thermoplasmata archaeon:
- a CDS encoding thermopsin family protease — translation MALAGTPPSWANWRTMGGAPGSVHPTAALAPPAGSGIPSKAPPYPVAPPKIPARMPSLTANDSVYPYGAYSSEPAPMGVTDYGVDEYGNPYSYTTTTWIGEYTPTDFGTYNASLGSGAYTAGIQLNAVMTFQEGGTNYVYWTQDVALVDTQAKTIEFIDNVWNASAAGSSMYNSTIQGHGQVSFTSNGQGWYYYLDSTNYTTLSAADPIYFLMQVGITNGVPSVTFGDAINNGNPVAYDTARFLFATAPLQYGPLYLVDGNLYAPNGQFFDAELVVAGPGGGASTMAATSLQTYAAIEYLNGHNFQVPDNEFNFGSDTAETISGVVGTPASQGAIPIGAQSYGPGALGQLYDIRQVVQLNISGPTLNGGTVYLNSSSYSGPAVGTFDGNEWNGTIIPYTYSITVVSGGHRYVLPPLALPAGYTQITVGGNATTTYTVEFVESGLPAGTVWNVTFAGYFGSTTGTYIQFTGAKDGTYSFGVGPPAGYAANPANGLVTVNGANVTEAIVFTASAPGTYSVTFTESGLLLGTSWSVTLNGGTASSTSSVITFAEPNGAYNYSVGVVSGFTPSPSSGRFSVSGAGVSISVTFTATGPGSYAVIFSETGLSQGTSWSVTLNGGTASSTSSVITFAEANGAYNYTVGAVSGFTASPVSGTVSVSGASVSVSIAFTASGGGGTAGGSGFLGFSGSTGYIVVGGLAAVVVVGVIAAALISRSRAARNRRAAAPGVPPLGPPYSYGAPPGPGGAPPAAPPVSYAPAPPPPPYASPPPGAWPPPPPPSAPWTPPVVAADPARGSFCTSCGRPLQPTHRFCAECGQPRA, via the coding sequence ATGGCCCTGGCAGGGACGCCTCCGTCCTGGGCGAACTGGCGCACGATGGGGGGAGCGCCGGGAAGCGTCCATCCGACGGCCGCGCTCGCTCCGCCGGCCGGAAGTGGAATTCCTTCCAAGGCCCCTCCCTATCCCGTCGCTCCTCCCAAGATCCCCGCCCGGATGCCGTCCCTCACCGCCAATGACTCCGTCTACCCCTATGGGGCCTACTCCAGCGAGCCGGCGCCGATGGGCGTTACGGACTATGGGGTCGACGAATACGGCAATCCGTACTCCTATACGACCACCACATGGATCGGGGAGTACACCCCGACCGACTTCGGGACCTACAACGCGAGCCTCGGAAGCGGGGCCTATACGGCCGGGATCCAACTCAACGCGGTCATGACCTTCCAGGAGGGGGGAACGAATTACGTCTACTGGACGCAGGACGTTGCCCTCGTCGACACGCAGGCCAAGACGATCGAATTCATCGACAATGTGTGGAACGCGAGCGCCGCCGGTTCGAGCATGTACAACAGCACGATCCAGGGCCACGGCCAGGTCAGTTTCACGTCCAACGGTCAGGGGTGGTACTACTACTTGGACAGCACGAACTACACCACGCTCTCCGCGGCGGATCCCATCTACTTCCTCATGCAGGTGGGGATCACGAACGGCGTGCCATCCGTCACGTTCGGAGATGCCATCAACAACGGGAACCCGGTGGCGTACGACACCGCACGTTTCCTCTTCGCGACGGCCCCCCTTCAGTACGGGCCCCTCTATCTCGTCGATGGGAACCTCTACGCCCCGAACGGTCAATTCTTCGATGCCGAGCTCGTCGTAGCAGGTCCCGGAGGCGGTGCCTCGACGATGGCCGCTACCTCCCTTCAGACCTACGCGGCGATCGAGTACCTCAACGGGCACAACTTCCAAGTGCCGGACAACGAGTTCAACTTCGGCAGCGACACGGCGGAGACGATCAGCGGGGTCGTGGGCACCCCAGCTTCCCAAGGCGCCATCCCCATCGGGGCCCAGAGCTACGGCCCCGGCGCCCTCGGGCAGCTGTACGACATTCGTCAGGTCGTGCAATTGAACATCAGCGGACCGACGCTGAATGGCGGTACGGTCTACCTGAACTCCTCCTCGTACAGCGGCCCGGCGGTCGGGACGTTCGACGGGAATGAGTGGAACGGCACGATCATCCCGTACACCTACAGCATCACGGTGGTCAGCGGAGGGCATCGCTACGTTCTCCCGCCGCTCGCCCTCCCGGCGGGCTACACACAGATCACGGTGGGAGGGAACGCGACCACGACCTACACGGTGGAGTTTGTCGAGAGCGGCCTGCCCGCGGGCACCGTATGGAACGTGACCTTCGCAGGATACTTCGGCAGCACGACCGGCACCTACATCCAGTTCACCGGAGCGAAGGATGGAACCTACTCGTTCGGGGTCGGGCCTCCCGCCGGCTACGCGGCGAACCCGGCGAACGGCCTCGTCACGGTGAACGGGGCCAATGTGACAGAAGCGATCGTGTTCACGGCCAGCGCTCCCGGGACGTACTCGGTGACGTTCACCGAAAGCGGTCTGTTGCTTGGAACTTCCTGGTCGGTGACGTTGAACGGAGGGACGGCGAGCTCCACGAGTTCGGTGATCACGTTCGCCGAACCGAACGGCGCCTACAACTACAGCGTGGGGGTGGTGTCCGGGTTCACCCCGTCCCCCTCGTCCGGGAGGTTCTCCGTCTCCGGGGCCGGTGTGAGCATCTCGGTCACCTTCACCGCGACCGGCCCCGGATCGTACGCGGTGATCTTCTCCGAAACCGGGCTCTCGCAGGGAACCTCGTGGTCGGTGACGTTGAACGGAGGGACGGCGAGCTCCACGAGTTCGGTGATCACGTTCGCCGAAGCGAACGGGGCCTACAACTACACCGTGGGGGCGGTGTCTGGGTTCACCGCATCTCCCGTGTCCGGGACGGTGTCCGTCTCCGGCGCCTCGGTGAGTGTCTCGATCGCATTCACTGCCTCGGGAGGTGGAGGGACGGCCGGCGGCTCGGGGTTCCTCGGATTTTCCGGGTCTACCGGATACATCGTCGTGGGCGGCCTAGCGGCCGTCGTGGTGGTGGGGGTGATCGCGGCCGCACTAATCTCGAGGTCACGGGCCGCGCGAAACCGTCGCGCTGCAGCGCCCGGCGTTCCCCCGCTCGGGCCACCCTATTCCTACGGAGCCCCACCGGGACCCGGCGGGGCTCCTCCGGCGGCCCCTCCCGTATCGTACGCTCCTGCGCCGCCACCTCCTCCCTACGCTTCCCCTCCGCCGGGCGCCTGGCCGCCACCGCCCCCTCCCTCCGCGCCCTGGACGCCGCCGGTGGTTGCGGCGGACCCCGCGAGAGGATCGTTCTGCACCTCGTGCGGGCGACCGCTGCAACCGACCCACCGCTTCTGCGCGGAGTGCGGTCAGCCGCGGGCGTGA